In the genome of Halapricum salinum, one region contains:
- a CDS encoding CDC48 family AAA ATPase yields the protein MNEVQLEVAKAYPNDSGRGIARLDPDTLLHLKLSPGDIIEIEGGDTTAAKVWRADRQDWNTDTVRIDGFTRQNADVGIGERVTIRKAEAEKAEKLVLAPPEEASVQFGSDAAGMVKRQILKRPVVERDIVPVMSSTNHPFMRSPGQAIPLIAVETEPDGVALITEDTDVELREEPISGFEKTGGGITYEDIGGLQNEIQRVREMVELPMKHPQIFKKLGIEPPQGVLLHGPPGTGKTLLAKAVANETSASFFSIAGPEIISKYYGESEQQLREIFEDATEESPSIIFIDELDSIAPKREDVTGEVERRVVAQLLTMMDGLESRGQVIVIAATNRVDSVDPALRRPGRFDREIEIGVPDEVGREEILQIHTRGMPLSDDVELPRLADETHGFVGADIESLTKEAAMKALRRYLPEIDLDEEDIPPSLIDRMIIKREDFRGALNEVSPSAMREVLVELPKISWDHVGGLDEAKSQVKESVEWPMNSPEKFERMGVEPPAGVLLYGPPGTGKTLMAKAVANETDANFISVRGPQLLSKWVGESEKAIRQTFRKARQVAPTVIFFDELDSLAPGRGGEVGSNVSERVVNQLLTEMDGLEEMEDVMVIGATNRPDMIDPALIRSGRFDRLINIGEPDVDGREQIMKIHTDDTPLAPDVSLREIAEITEGYVGSDLESISREAAIEALRADDDAEEVEMKHFRSALESVRPTITDDIRDYFEKMEDEFRGGGREMDRQRGSGRIGFQ from the coding sequence ATGAACGAAGTTCAACTAGAGGTCGCGAAAGCCTACCCGAACGACTCGGGCAGAGGCATCGCGCGCCTCGACCCCGACACCCTGTTGCATCTCAAACTCTCCCCCGGTGACATCATCGAGATAGAGGGTGGGGACACGACCGCCGCCAAGGTCTGGCGCGCCGACCGCCAGGACTGGAACACCGACACCGTGCGCATCGACGGCTTCACCCGTCAGAACGCGGACGTCGGGATCGGCGAGCGCGTCACCATCAGAAAGGCAGAAGCAGAGAAGGCAGAGAAACTCGTCCTCGCACCGCCCGAGGAAGCCAGCGTCCAGTTCGGCAGCGACGCCGCGGGCATGGTCAAACGCCAGATCCTCAAGCGACCGGTCGTCGAGCGTGACATCGTCCCCGTGATGTCCTCGACCAACCACCCGTTCATGCGCTCGCCCGGGCAAGCGATCCCGCTCATCGCGGTGGAGACCGAGCCCGACGGCGTCGCGCTCATCACCGAGGACACCGACGTCGAGTTGCGCGAGGAACCCATCTCCGGGTTCGAGAAGACCGGCGGCGGCATCACCTACGAGGACATCGGCGGCCTCCAGAACGAGATTCAACGGGTGCGGGAGATGGTCGAACTGCCGATGAAACACCCCCAGATCTTCAAGAAGCTGGGCATCGAGCCGCCACAGGGGGTCCTGCTGCACGGCCCGCCCGGCACGGGTAAGACCCTCCTTGCGAAGGCGGTGGCCAACGAGACCTCCGCCAGTTTCTTCTCTATCGCCGGCCCGGAGATCATCTCGAAGTACTACGGTGAGTCCGAACAACAGTTACGCGAGATCTTCGAGGACGCGACCGAGGAGTCCCCGTCGATCATCTTCATCGACGAACTGGACTCCATCGCGCCCAAGCGCGAGGACGTCACCGGCGAGGTCGAGCGCCGCGTCGTCGCCCAGTTGCTGACGATGATGGACGGCCTCGAATCCCGGGGCCAGGTCATCGTGATCGCGGCTACGAATCGAGTCGACAGCGTCGACCCTGCCCTGCGTCGACCCGGCCGGTTCGACCGCGAGATCGAAATCGGCGTTCCCGACGAAGTCGGACGGGAGGAGATCCTCCAGATCCACACCCGCGGAATGCCCCTTTCGGACGACGTCGAACTCCCGCGTCTCGCGGACGAGACCCACGGCTTCGTCGGCGCGGACATCGAGTCCCTGACGAAGGAAGCGGCGATGAAAGCCCTCCGCAGGTACTTGCCGGAGATCGATCTGGACGAGGAGGACATCCCGCCGAGTCTGATCGATCGGATGATCATCAAGCGCGAGGACTTCCGCGGCGCACTCAACGAGGTGAGTCCGAGCGCGATGCGCGAAGTCCTCGTCGAGCTGCCGAAGATCTCCTGGGATCACGTCGGTGGCCTCGACGAGGCCAAGAGCCAGGTCAAAGAGAGCGTCGAGTGGCCGATGAATAGTCCAGAAAAGTTCGAGCGCATGGGCGTCGAGCCACCGGCGGGCGTCCTGCTGTACGGCCCGCCCGGGACGGGCAAGACGCTGATGGCCAAAGCTGTCGCCAACGAGACCGACGCCAACTTCATCAGCGTTCGGGGTCCGCAGCTCCTCTCGAAGTGGGTCGGTGAGTCCGAGAAGGCCATCAGGCAGACCTTCCGGAAGGCACGGCAGGTCGCACCCACCGTGATCTTCTTCGACGAACTCGACTCGCTTGCACCGGGACGAGGCGGCGAAGTCGGGAGCAACGTCTCCGAGCGCGTCGTCAATCAGCTCCTGACGGAGATGGACGGCCTCGAAGAGATGGAAGACGTGATGGTCATCGGCGCGACTAACCGCCCGGACATGATCGACCCCGCCCTCATCCGTTCGGGGCGGTTCGACCGCCTGATCAACATCGGCGAGCCGGACGTCGATGGTCGCGAGCAGATCATGAAGATCCACACCGACGACACGCCGCTGGCCCCGGACGTGAGCCTGCGCGAGATCGCCGAGATCACCGAGGGCTACGTCGGGTCGGATCTGGAGTCGATCTCACGGGAAGCGGCCATCGAGGCCCTCCGGGCCGACGACGACGCCGAGGAGGTCGAGATGAAACATTTCCGGTCGGCACTCGAAAGCGTGCGGCCGACGATCACCGACGACATCCGCGACTACTTCGAGAAGATGGAAGACGAGTTCCGCGGCGGCGGCCGCGAGATGGACCGTCAGCGCGGCTCCGGCCGGATCGGATTCCAGTAG
- a CDS encoding radical SAM protein: protein MISKGCEQCANGGKMVIFVYGYCDQRDCFYCPLGENRKNVTDVYANERKVEEDQDIIEEAKRMDALGSSITGGEPQEVMDRTCRYLSLLKEEFGEDHHTHLYTGITGGRENMRRLAEAGLDEIRFHPPYEQWGDLHGTEWEEILYIAREEGLTPAFEIPGIRPETEFLDFLDEGAADFCNINEFEMSDGNYRRMQEEGFELREGHMSAVDGDREEILDVMGDHEKVYFCTSVFKDAAQHRRRLKRMARNVRRPFDEITDDGTIVYGKTTAEPELFEELDVPGEFYTVKSNHVEVAWWLLEEMVEEGDLERGEIVEQYPTVEGTVVERTPVA from the coding sequence ATGATCTCCAAGGGCTGCGAACAGTGTGCCAACGGCGGCAAGATGGTCATCTTCGTCTACGGCTACTGTGACCAGCGGGACTGTTTCTACTGTCCCCTCGGAGAGAACCGCAAGAACGTCACCGACGTCTACGCCAACGAGCGCAAGGTCGAGGAAGACCAGGACATCATCGAGGAAGCAAAGCGGATGGACGCCCTCGGCTCCTCGATCACCGGCGGCGAACCCCAGGAAGTGATGGACCGCACCTGCCGGTACCTCTCCCTCCTCAAAGAGGAGTTCGGCGAGGATCACCACACCCACCTCTACACCGGGATCACGGGCGGCCGCGAGAACATGCGCCGCCTCGCCGAAGCAGGGCTGGACGAGATCCGCTTCCACCCACCCTACGAGCAGTGGGGCGATCTGCATGGAACCGAGTGGGAAGAGATCCTCTACATCGCTCGCGAGGAAGGTCTGACCCCGGCGTTCGAGATCCCGGGCATCCGCCCCGAGACGGAGTTCCTCGACTTCCTGGACGAGGGCGCGGCGGACTTCTGTAACATCAACGAGTTCGAGATGTCCGACGGCAACTACCGCCGGATGCAGGAGGAGGGCTTCGAACTCCGCGAGGGGCACATGAGCGCCGTCGACGGCGACCGCGAGGAAATCCTCGACGTGATGGGCGACCACGAGAAAGTCTACTTCTGTACGAGCGTCTTCAAGGATGCCGCCCAGCACCGCCGTCGCCTCAAGCGGATGGCCCGCAACGTCCGTCGCCCCTTCGACGAGATCACCGACGACGGGACCATCGTCTACGGCAAGACCACCGCCGAACCCGAACTGTTCGAGGAGCTGGACGTGCCCGGGGAGTTCTACACAGTGAAATCGAATCACGTCGAGGTGGCTTGGTGGCTCCTCGAAGAGATGGTCGAAGAGGGTGATCTGGAACGCGGGGAGATCGTCGAGCAGTACCCGACCGTGGAAGGGACAGTTGTAGAGCGGACGCCGGTGGCATAA
- the heR gene encoding heliorhodopsin HeR, translating to MGKTNPDDWNLRRFNAVMGALHFVQGALMLYLSSSREWTITATRLEFDTESQQLEPVMESIGTIELAYLAVAFLFISAIAHALIATVLYDRYVAYLEEGMNPYRWYEYAVSASVMIVLIAMLAGVWDLGTLIALFGLVAVMNLCGLVMERHNRLTEKTDWSSFVVGSIAGVVPWIVIAVTIVRTFNAGGSPPDFVIVIYVSLFVLFNLFAINMWLQYRGVWKWQDYLYGERAYIVLSLVAKSLLAWQVYFGAVNSPV from the coding sequence ATGGGAAAGACAAATCCTGACGACTGGAACCTGCGGCGTTTCAACGCGGTCATGGGCGCGTTACACTTCGTCCAGGGTGCGTTGATGCTCTACTTGAGCTCGTCGCGGGAGTGGACGATCACCGCGACGCGTCTCGAGTTCGATACTGAGAGTCAGCAACTCGAACCCGTCATGGAGTCGATCGGGACGATCGAGTTGGCCTATCTGGCGGTTGCGTTCCTGTTCATCTCGGCAATCGCCCACGCGCTGATCGCGACGGTTCTGTACGACCGTTACGTCGCCTACCTCGAGGAGGGCATGAACCCCTACCGGTGGTACGAGTACGCGGTCAGTGCGTCGGTGATGATCGTCCTGATCGCCATGCTCGCGGGCGTCTGGGATCTCGGCACGCTGATCGCGCTGTTCGGTCTCGTCGCAGTGATGAACCTCTGTGGACTCGTGATGGAACGGCACAATCGGCTGACCGAGAAAACGGACTGGAGTTCGTTCGTCGTCGGTTCGATCGCCGGCGTCGTCCCCTGGATCGTGATCGCGGTTACGATCGTCCGCACGTTCAACGCTGGCGGGAGCCCGCCGGACTTTGTGATCGTGATTTACGTCTCGCTGTTCGTCCTGTTCAACCTCTTTGCGATCAATATGTGGCTGCAGTATCGCGGCGTCTGGAAGTGGCAGGACTACCTGTACGGTGAACGGGCGTACATCGTGCTGAGCCTCGTGGCCAAGTCGCTATTGGCCTG